The following proteins are encoded in a genomic region of Lytechinus variegatus isolate NC3 chromosome 7, Lvar_3.0, whole genome shotgun sequence:
- the LOC121418304 gene encoding kinesin-like protein KIF26B: MYNLQQVGCKDSSALYERLHIPRSLLEAWSKDKCEVCATHVNQLKGEAVAMVQSLEEAQAQNDAANIGRLSGLVGSRDLASLQRYLYAHHAHGAAAAQHHRSARQQVKGQHTTAAAAAVAAARKQALPPALQAQQYLEESLGASWWTHPKLSSMLSSAHQVSSEIWRISPPLSC; encoded by the coding sequence GACTCCTCCGCATTGTATGAAAGGCTGCACATACCCAGAAGTTTACTAGAGGCTTGGAGTAAAGACAAGTGTGAGGTCTGTGCCACACACGTCAACCAACTCAAGGGAGAAGCCGTAGCAATGGTCCAATCACTTGAGGAAGCCCAAGCACAGAATGACGCTGCGAACATCGGCCGTCTGTCCGGTCTAGTGGGGTCTCGGGACCTGGCTTCGCTTCAGCGCTACCTCTACGCCCACCACGCCCATGGTGCAGCCGCCGCCCAGCACCACCGGTCAGCGAGACAGCAGGTCAAAGGACAGCATACAACGGCAGCAGCTGCGGCTGTAGCAGCGGCTCGTAAGCAAGCATTACCCCCTGCTCTACAGGCCCAGCAGTACCTGGAAGAGAGCCTTGGAGCTTCTTGGTGGACGCATCCAAAGCTGAGCTCCATGCTCTCATCTGCTCATCAGGTAAGCTCCGAGATATGGAGAATATCACCACCTTTGAGCTGTtaa